In a single window of the Halococcus salifodinae DSM 8989 genome:
- a CDS encoding YihY/virulence factor BrkB family protein has protein sequence MKSLTERINESRFDRPISIVRAIVHELRTEKVTFMAGSIAYHAFVSMLPLLTIISTVGDRSLETAFVSFAERVLTPSTGGVLIGQLETAGTSTGLSILGLGVLLWGTLRIFRGLDTAFSDIYETGSANTFADQLTDGVVVFLTFGLALVAGWAINSILSSVDPGVVATVIRPVILIIGLAITFVPMYYIFPDTDVTLGEILPGVLVTAVGLTTFESVFRLYTQF, from the coding sequence ATGAAGTCCCTCACTGAACGGATCAACGAGAGTCGATTCGACCGTCCGATCAGCATCGTCCGAGCGATCGTTCACGAACTCCGTACAGAGAAGGTGACGTTCATGGCGGGCAGTATTGCGTATCACGCGTTCGTGTCGATGCTTCCGCTNCTGACGATCATCTCGACTGTCGGCGATCGGAGTCTCGAAACGGCGTTCGTCTCGTTTGCCGAACGTGTTCTCACGCCGAGCACTGGTGGTGTTCTCATCGGCCAACTCGAAACTGCCGGGACATCCACGGGACTGTCGATCCTTGGACTGGGAGTACTGCTGTGGGGAACACTCCGGATCTTTCGCGGGCTCGATACTGCGTTTTCGGATATTTACGAGACGGGATCGGCGAATACCTTCGCCGACCAGCTCACCGATGGGGTGGTGGTGTTTCTGACGTTTGGACTGGCGTTGGTAGCAGGATGGGCGATCAATTCGATTCTGTCGAGCGTCGATCCGGGAGTGGTTGCGACGGTCATCCGGCCGGTAATCCTCATTATCGGGTTAGCGATCACGTTCGTACCGATGTACTACATTTTCCCGGATACCGACGTGACACTGGGGGAGATCCTGCCTGGTGTGTTGGTGACCGCCGTTGGACTGACCACGTTCGAGTCGGTATTCCGGCTGTATACGCAGTTCAA
- a CDS encoding mechanosensitive ion channel family protein has protein sequence MVNGFLEAIPLVVGAIVILLLGWIVGRIFGGIVKRLVQGIGPAQYTEGTPLERESDADQSIAQALGKFVKYVIYLLAVLATVSYLGMPVPGGFLTGVGGGLVQVIVAIAILIVGVAIGRFVGGLVGNIVAGLGLDSYVRDTPLADATDSVGGIGTAVGKIVEYLIYFVALLMALDYAGIAIPGGFLTNIANGAVQIIVAGVILVVGFAIGRFVGDLVASVVSGFGLDTYVRDTPLADATDAVGGIGNAVGKLVEFLIYYFALVAAVDTLEFPALSEPLTDFIGQIPLILGALAVLIVGIYVADLLGDMVASVDASRAADIAGLAVQLFVYYIVIVFALDTAGFDTSVLTSLFDTVITAFFGALGLALAIGVGGMLALGGQDFVAENIDDWVGSARSSASDLNEDTESDSGPDDGFESPGSTDD, from the coding sequence TTGGTCAACGGGTTCCTCGAAGCGATCCCATTGGTGGTTGGCGCGATCGTCATCCTCCTGCTCGGATGGATCGTCGGCCGGATCTTCGGTGGGATCGTCAAACGCCTCGTCCAGGGGATCGGTCCCGCTCAGTACACCGAGGGGACACCCCTCGAACGCGAGAGCGATGCGGATCAGAGCATCGCACAGGCGCTCGGAAAATTCGTCAAGTACGTCATCTACCTCCTTGCAGTCCTCGCTACGGTCAGTTACCTCGGAATGCCGGTTCCCGGCGGGTTCCTGACTGGTGTCGGTGGCGGACTGGTCCAGGTCATCGTCGCCATCGCAATCCTCATTGTCGGAGTCGCTATCGGTCGATTCGTCGGGGGTCTCGTTGGGAACATTGTCGCCGGGTTGGGCCTCGACAGCTACGTCCGCGACACGCCGCTCGCCGATGCCACCGATTCGGTCGGCGGTATCGGCACCGCTGTCGGGAAGATCGTCGAGTACCTCATTTACTTCGTCGCGCTGCTTATGGCGCTCGATTACGCCGGCATCGCGATTCCGGGTGGGTTCCTGACGAACATCGCCAACGGTGCGGTGCAGATCATCGTTGCCGGCGTCATCCTCGTAGTCGGGTTCGCCATCGGTCGGTTCGTCGGCGACCTCGTCGCTAGCGTGGTTTCGGGATTCGGGCTCGACACCTACGTCCGAGACACGCCGCTCGCTGACGCTACGGACGCGGTCGGCGGCATCGGCAACGCCGTCGGGAAACTCGTCGAGTTCCTCATCTACTACTTCGCGCTGGTCGCGGCGGTCGATACGCTCGAATTCCCGGCGCTGTCGGAACCATTGACCGATTTCATCGGCCAGATCCCACTGATCCTCGGCGCTCTCGCCGTCCTTATTGTCGGAATCTATGTCGCCGACCTGCTCGGTGACATGGTGGCGAGCGTCGACGCGAGCCGGGCGGCTGACATCGCTGGTCTGGCTGTCCAGCTGTTCGTCTACTACATCGTCATCGTGTTCGCGCTCGACACGGCCGGGTTCGACACGTCCGTGCTGACGAGCCTGTTCGACACGGTTATCACGGCGTTCTTCGGCGCACTCGGGCTTGCGCTCGCTATCGGTGTCGGTGGCATGCTTGCACTCGGTGGGCAGGATTTCGTTGCCGAAAACATCGACGACTGGGTGGGGAGTGCGCGCAGTAGCGCGTCCGATCTCAACGAGGACACAGAATCGGACTCTGGGCCGGACGACGGCTTCGAGTCGCCAGGATCGACCGACGACTGA